The genomic segment TGCGGGACCTGGCCGCCGGACTGGCCCGAGGTGCACACCCCGGGAAAGCGGCTCGGGACGGTGCCGTACGGACAGTCGGCCGACGCGGGCGCGGCGAGCGCCAGCGATCCTGAGGTGAGCACGAGAGCGCACCCGCCGATGAGAAGTCGTTTCACAGTCACTCAATTCCGCCGTAAGGCCCCAACTCAACCACCATATCGGCGTCGCGGCCACTCGCGTTAGCCGTCACAGAGCGTCGTTGATCTCGGTCTTGAGCGTCTCGGCCTGGGTCCCGAAGACCGCCTGCACGCTGTTGCCGACCTCGATCACGCCGGCGGCTCCCATCGCCTTCAGCCGATCGTGGTCGACTTTGCCGGGATCCGCCACTTCCATGCGCAGCCGGGTGATGCAGGCGTCGACGCTGCGCAGGTTGTCCCGTCCGCCGAAGGCGGCGATGAGTTGTTCGCCCTTGCTGTCGGGGGCGGCCGGTGTCGATCTCACCGCTCCCCCGGCTTCGACTGAGGTCGCCGACTCGACACCTTCGCCCACGTTGGCCCGCTCTTCGGCGTCGAACTCCGCTTCGGGTTCCCGGCCGGGCGTGCGCATGTTCCATCGGGTGATGGCGAACCGGAACAGCAGGTAATACACCGCGAAGAAAACCAGGCCCATGACGATCAGCAACGGGATGTTCTTGGCGGCCGGCGCGGTGCCATAGAGCAGCAGATCGATCAGCCCGGCCGAGAACGAGAAGCCCAGGTGGATGTCGAGCAGGTAGGCGATGGCCAACGACAGGCCGGTCAGCACCGCATGCACGATGTAGAGCGGGAACGCCACGAACATGAACGCGAACTCCAGTGGTTCGGTGACGCCGGTGAGGAACGCAGTCAGCGCGGCGGCCGACAGGATGCCGAAGGCGACCCTGCGTTGCTTTTTATTCGCGACGTGGATCATGGCCAGCGCCGCCCCGGGCAGACCGAACATCAGGATCGGATAAAAGCCCGACGTGAGCAGCCCGGCGCTGGGGTCGCCGGCGGCGAACCGGCTGAGCTCGCCGGTGACGACATGGCCGTCGCCGCTCGGGTAGCTTCCGTAGATGAACCACACGTAGGAGTTCAGGATGTGGTGCAGGCCCAGGGGAATCAGCATGCGGTTGGCGAAGCCGTAGACGAACGCCCCCAGCGCGCCGGCACCGCCGATGAAGTGGCCCAGTCCGGTGAGTCCCGCGTCGAAGATCGGATAGAAGTAGCTCATCGCGAAGGCCAGTACGAGACTCGCCAGTGACACCACGATCGGCACGAACCGCCGGCCGCCGAAGAAGCCGAGGTACGACGGCAATTGGATGGTGTGGTAGCGGTCGAACAGCCAGGCGGTGAGCAAGCCGACCACGATCCCGCCGAACACGCTGTAGTTGATCTGTGCCTGCTCGCCGGCTTTGTCGAGCTGGCCGGCGAGCACGAACGGCGACATCGTCTTGAACACCGCCTGCATCACCAGGTAGCCGACGACGGCCGAGAGCGCGGTCGAGCCATCGGCCTTGCGGGCGAAGCCGATCGCCACACCGACGGCGAACAATAACGCGAGGTTGTTGAACAGCGCACCACCGGCGGCGCTCATCGCCTGGAAGAACGGGCCGATCACCGGTGCCTTGATCCGGCCCAGCAGGTCGTCCTGACCGAGCCGCAGCAAAATACCGGCCGCCGGGAGCACCGCGATCGGCAGCATCAGGCTCTTGCCGAGACGCTGCAACTGGGCGAAGCCCGGTATGCGCAGTCCCGACTTTTGCTGTGCCCCTGCCTGTTTGGTGGTGTCGCTCATGACCGACGGGCCTCCCTTTGTCGCCGCACAGGCGAAGCCTAGACAACCGGGAGCAGCTGAGACGTTGTTTCCGCCACCCCCGCAGGTACGGACTCTCTATTCTCGAAGACGATGAGCACCACACCCGTCCACGCCCCGGTGTCCGGACGTGCCGTCGCGCTCGGCGACGTGCCCGATCCCGTGTTCTCGCAAGGCATGGTCGGATACGGTGCCGCGGTCGACCCGCCGCGCGAGGTCGTCGACGCGGTGGCACCGGTCAGCGGCCGCATCCTCAAGCTGATGCCACACGCGTACATCATCATGACGAGCGAGAATATCGGCGTGCTGGTCCATCTCGGGCTCGATACCGTCGGGCTGGGCGGCGTCGGATTCACTGCGCTCGCCGCCGAGGGCGATACCGTGACCGCAGGCCAGCCGGTGATCACCTACGACGTCCCGTCAGTGGTTTCGGCGGGGTTGAGTCCCATCGTTCCCGTGGTGGTGATGGACGAACGCGAGCCAGGCAATGTCACGATGGGTGACGCAGTCGCCAATGGCACCGAAATAACCTCAGGCTCACTGCTTTTCACGGCCACCAAGTAGGATCTGATGGAAGTCGTCATCCTCGAGGACGCCGCACAGATCGGCACCGTCGCGGCCGATGCCGTCGAGGCACTGCTCGCCCGTAAGCCGACCGCGGTACTGGGGCTGGCCACCGGCTCCTCACCACTGGCGATCTATGACGAGCTTGCGGCCCGATGTGACGCGGGCCGGATTTCGTTCGGGCACGCGCGCGGCTTCACCCTCGACGAGTACGTCGGCTTGCCCGCCGATCATCCCGAGCGCTACCGCACGGTCATCGACACGGTGTTCGTCTCGCGCGTCGATTTCGCACCGGGGGCGGTGGCCGGTCCCGACGGGCTGGCCGAGGACATTCCGGCGGCATGCGCGGCCTACGAGGCGGCGATCGACGCGGCCGGCGGCATTGACCTGCAGATCCTGGGAATCGGTACCGACGGCCACATCGGCTTCAACGAACCTGGCTCGTCGCTGTCGTCGCGCACCCGCATCAAAACCCTGACACGCCAAACCCGCATCGACAATGCCCGCTTCTTCGATGACGACGTCGACCGCGTCCCGACGCACTGCCTGACCCAGGGCCTGGGCACGATCATGGCGGCCCGGCACGTGGTCTTGGTGGCCATCGGCCGGACCAAGGCCGAGGCCGTGCATCAGTTGGTGGAGGGCCCGGTGAGCGCGATGTGGCCGGCCACGATCCTGCAGCACCACCCCCATGTCACGGTGCTCCTCGATGGCGGTGCGGCCCGGCGACTGCAGCTGGCCGACTACTACCGCGAGACCTACCTATCCAAGCCGCACTGGCAGGGCATCTGAGTGCTGCTCACCGCCCAGACCCTGCTGACCGGCCGAGAGTTGTTGCGCCCCGGCTGGATTGAGGTTTCGGGCACAACGGTGCGGGCCCTCGGTGCGGGTGCACCGCCGCTGCCCGCCGATCGGGAATTGGCGACGGTCGTGCCCGGTTTCGTCGACACCCACATCCACGGCGGTGGCGGCGTCGACTTCTCGGCGGCGACCGCGTCCGACACGGCGGCCGCGGTGGACCTTCACCGCAGGCACGGCACCACCACGCTGGTGGCCTCGCTGGTCTCGGCCGGACCGGCCGAGCTGCTGCAGCAGGTCGAGGTGCTGGCCGGGCACGCGCGCGACGGGCTGGTCGCCGGCATTCACCTGGAGGGCCCGTGGCTGGCGGTGCAGCGCTGTGGTGCCCACGATCCCGTACTGCTGCGCGATCCGGACCCCGACGAGGTCGACCGGCTGTTGCAGGCCGGTGGTGGAACCATCCGGATGGTCACCCTGGCACCGGAGCGATCGGGCGCATTGGCGGCGATCGAGCGGATCGTCAGTGCCGGAGCGGTGGCCGCGGTCGGCCACACCGACGCGACGTACGAGCAGACGCGCGCGGCCATCAGCGCGGGCGCGACGGTGGGCACACATCTGTTCAATGCCATGCGCCCCATCCACCACCGCGAGCCGGGCCCGGTGATCGCGCTGCTGGAAGACCCGCGGGTGACGGTGGAGTTGATCGCCGACGGGGTGCACGTCCACCCCGCCCTGTACCGGCAGGTGGCCCACACGACCGGCCCGGATCGGATGTCGCTGATCACCGACGCCATGGCCGCGGCCGGGGTCAGCGACGGTCGCTACCAGATCGGGCGGATGGACGTCGAGGTCGCCGGTGGCGTGGCCCGGTTGGCCGGCACGTCGACGATCGCGGGCAGCACCGCAACGATGGACCGGGTGTTCGGCTTCGCCGTCGCGCACAGCGCGCTGCCCCGCGACGAGGCGCTGCTGCTCGCGGTGTGCCAGTCCTCGATCAATCCCGCTCGTGCGCTGGGGCTTCCGTCCCCGGAGTTGGTCCCGGGCGCGCGCGCCGACCTGGTCGCGCTCTACGACGACCTCATCGTCACCGACGTGCTGCACGGGGGTGCGTGGGTCGCCCGCTGAGCGCGGCGAACGTCAGTTCGATTTTCTGTCGGACCCCGGGTGCATGGTGTTCCGTACACCGTCGAACTGACGAAAGGGGCCCCGCAATGTGCTGGTTGTGCGATCACCCGGACAACTCCGTCGCCGACTATCTCGACGAAGTCCGTGCCAAGATCCTGCGGCGGGGCTGGGCGGTGCAATACGTCGAGTCGACCCGGACACCGTTCGCCTACACGGTCGGCTTGAGTGATTACGACGTACCCGAGCTGTTGATGACGAACGTGTCACCTCAGCGCGCCGCGCGCCTGCTGAGTAAGTCGGCCGAGCTCGTGCTGCGCGGCGCCGAGCTCACGGCCGGCCAACAGTTCACGCTGTGCGGCGGCCCGATGCTCGAGGTGGTCGAGGTGGAACATCCCGACGCGCACATGGGGTGCGCAATTGCTCTGTACGGCAAGGATATTCGCGCGCTACAGCTGGTATGGTCGGACGGTCGCGGGCGCTGGCCGTGGGCCGAGGACTTCTGCGATCGCGAAAGCCGGCAACCGGTGCTGGGAGTGCGCACCCGGGCCGCGTGACGGCGGTGGTCACAAAGCAATCACGGCAGGCGTGCCAGGACGGGCCGACGCTGCCGGCGTTGTTACGTTGCTTGCTGTGAGGACCTCCGTGCACCGTGCGATCCGCTGGGTGCAGCGGCTCGGGGTCCTCGCCACGGCCGTGCTGCTGACTCCCGGCCTGGTCGGCCTCACCGGGCAGACCGCACCCGCCGCCGGGTACTCGCGATCCGGTCTGCCGGTCGAGGCGCTCGACGTACCGTCACCGGCGATGGGCCGCACCATCCGGATCCAATTCCAAGGCGGCGGCGCACATGCGGTCTACCTCCTGGACGGCTTGCGTGCCCGCGACGACGAGAACGGTTGGGACATCAACACCGCCGCATTCGAGTGGTACTACCAATCCGGGCTGTCATTGGTGATGCCGGTCGGTGGTCAGTCCAGCTTCTACAGCGACTGGTATCAGCCGGCGGCCGGGTCCAACGGGACACTGACCTACAAGTGGGAGACGTTCCTCACCCAGGAATTGCCCGCCTGGCTGGCGCTCAATAAGGGCGTCACGCCGATCAACAATGCGGTCGTGGGTCTTTCGATGTCGGGCAGCGCCGCCCTCACTCTGGCAATCTGGCATCCGCAGCAGTTCATCTTCGCGGGCTCGCTGTCGGGATTTCTCAACCCCTCACTCGGACTGTGGCCCACACTGATCGGGCTGGCCATGAAGGACGGTGGCGGGTATCGCTCCACCGACATGTGGGGACCCACCAACGATCCGGCGTGGCAGCGCAACGACCCGATGGTCAACGTGGCACGGCTGGTCGCCAACGGCACTGCGGTGTGGATCTATTGCGGTACGGGCGCACCGTCGGACCTCGACAACACCGACGACCCGACATTCGGCGGCCTGTTCACGGCGGGCTACCTCGAGAACATCACCTTGAACACCAACAAGGAGTTCCAGCGCAAGTATCAGGCCGCCGGCGGTCGCAACGCGGTCTTCAACTTTCCGCCCAGCGGCACACACAGCTGGGGGTACTGGGGCGCGCAGCTACAAGCGATGAAGGGTGATCTGCAGCGGGTACTGGGAGCCACCCCTACCGCTTAATTGCGAAGTGCCATGCGGGCGCGCCGGGTCGCATACCATCCACGAATGGGTGGGATCTCGTTGCAATCCGTCGAACGCTCCGTCGCCCAGAGACCGTTGATCGGTCAGATCCTGGCCCTGCTCGCCGACGCCGAGCGAGTCGTAATCCGTGCGATAAAAGCACATCTCGCCGAGATCGACCCGCCGGACGACGAGCCGGCGGACGTGGCCACCGATGAATCCCCTGCCACTCCGACCGATGTTCTTCGTGAGCTACTCGACCGGTCGATGTACAGCCGCCCCGACGACAGTCGCAACGCCCTGTACCTGTCGCTGCTGAGCGACCTGCTGCCCGACGAGGCACGCATCCTCGCGGCGCTCTCCGACGGCTCCACCTATCCCGTCGTCGATATCGCCGAACCGCTGCTGGGCACCAGCACCGTGCTGGTGCTGACGAATGCGTCCACGGTGGGCCGCGCGGCCGGCGTCTCGCTTCCCCATCACACCCCGCTGTACGTCAGTCGGCTCGTGCTCGCCGGGCTGGCCGTCATCGGGCCCGAGGGTGGCAACTCGATGTACGACGACTACGAGATGTTGCTCACCGACGCCGCGGTGAACATGGCAATTGCCAAGGCGCGGCGCGGTATCCGCTCGGCGCGCGTGATCCGGCGAACGGTACGGATCTCCGAGCTCGGCCAGGAGCTGTGGGAAGCCGCCAAGTGAGCATCGATATGGCCAACATCTTCACCTACCCGTGGTGGGTGTATGTGTCCATCCCACTCGGCGCGGCGCTGGTCGGCTGGGCGACCAAGATCCTCGCGCTGAAGATGATGTTCTACCCCGTCGAATTCAAGGGCATCAAACCGTATCTGGGATGGCAGGGCCAGATTCCCAAGCGGGCGCCGAAAATGGCTGCGGTTGCGGTGGATTCACTCACGTCGGGAATCCTCAAACCGGAGGAGATGTTCGACAAGATCGATCCCGACGAGTTGGTGAAGGAACTCGGGGAGCCACTCAACGCCGCCGCAACCGAACTCGTCGACACGATGATGATGGCGCTGCAGCCCCAGCTGTGGCGGGCCACGCCAGACCAGGTCAAAGACCTGATCGTGGCCAACGTCAACAACCGTATTCCGGCCGCGTCGCGGGCGATGTTCGCCGAGCTGCGCGGTCAGGTCGACCAGATCTTCGACATCAAGCACATGGTCGTCACCAACCTGGTCCGCGACAAGGCCAAGCTGAACCGCGTCTTTCAGGACATCGGCCAGTCCGCGTTCAAGTTCTTGGTCCGCGCCGGTCTGTGGTTCGGGTTCGTCATCGGCCTGGTCCAGGTTCTGGTTTTCGGCTTCACGGGATGGGTGTGGACGCTGCCGGCCTTCGGGCTCTTGACCGGTGGTCTCACCGATTTCGTTGCACTGCAGATGATTTTCCGTCCGCTGCAGCGATGCACGGTGTTTCCCGGCATCA from the Mycolicibacterium crocinum genome contains:
- a CDS encoding DUF4262 domain-containing protein is translated as MCWLCDHPDNSVADYLDEVRAKILRRGWAVQYVESTRTPFAYTVGLSDYDVPELLMTNVSPQRAARLLSKSAELVLRGAELTAGQQFTLCGGPMLEVVEVEHPDAHMGCAIALYGKDIRALQLVWSDGRGRWPWAEDFCDRESRQPVLGVRTRAA
- the nagA gene encoding N-acetylglucosamine-6-phosphate deacetylase; translated protein: MLLTAQTLLTGRELLRPGWIEVSGTTVRALGAGAPPLPADRELATVVPGFVDTHIHGGGGVDFSAATASDTAAAVDLHRRHGTTTLVASLVSAGPAELLQQVEVLAGHARDGLVAGIHLEGPWLAVQRCGAHDPVLLRDPDPDEVDRLLQAGGGTIRMVTLAPERSGALAAIERIVSAGAVAAVGHTDATYEQTRAAISAGATVGTHLFNAMRPIHHREPGPVIALLEDPRVTVELIADGVHVHPALYRQVAHTTGPDRMSLITDAMAAAGVSDGRYQIGRMDVEVAGGVARLAGTSTIAGSTATMDRVFGFAVAHSALPRDEALLLAVCQSSINPARALGLPSPELVPGARADLVALYDDLIVTDVLHGGAWVAR
- a CDS encoding esterase family protein, whose translation is MRTSVHRAIRWVQRLGVLATAVLLTPGLVGLTGQTAPAAGYSRSGLPVEALDVPSPAMGRTIRIQFQGGGAHAVYLLDGLRARDDENGWDINTAAFEWYYQSGLSLVMPVGGQSSFYSDWYQPAAGSNGTLTYKWETFLTQELPAWLALNKGVTPINNAVVGLSMSGSAALTLAIWHPQQFIFAGSLSGFLNPSLGLWPTLIGLAMKDGGGYRSTDMWGPTNDPAWQRNDPMVNVARLVANGTAVWIYCGTGAPSDLDNTDDPTFGGLFTAGYLENITLNTNKEFQRKYQAAGGRNAVFNFPPSGTHSWGYWGAQLQAMKGDLQRVLGATPTA
- a CDS encoding PTS sugar transporter subunit IIA; translation: MSTTPVHAPVSGRAVALGDVPDPVFSQGMVGYGAAVDPPREVVDAVAPVSGRILKLMPHAYIIMTSENIGVLVHLGLDTVGLGGVGFTALAAEGDTVTAGQPVITYDVPSVVSAGLSPIVPVVVMDEREPGNVTMGDAVANGTEITSGSLLFTATK
- the nagB gene encoding glucosamine-6-phosphate deaminase, producing MEVVILEDAAQIGTVAADAVEALLARKPTAVLGLATGSSPLAIYDELAARCDAGRISFGHARGFTLDEYVGLPADHPERYRTVIDTVFVSRVDFAPGAVAGPDGLAEDIPAACAAYEAAIDAAGGIDLQILGIGTDGHIGFNEPGSSLSSRTRIKTLTRQTRIDNARFFDDDVDRVPTHCLTQGLGTIMAARHVVLVAIGRTKAEAVHQLVEGPVSAMWPATILQHHPHVTVLLDGGAARRLQLADYYRETYLSKPHWQGI
- a CDS encoding PTS transporter subunit EIIC; this encodes MSDTTKQAGAQQKSGLRIPGFAQLQRLGKSLMLPIAVLPAAGILLRLGQDDLLGRIKAPVIGPFFQAMSAAGGALFNNLALLFAVGVAIGFARKADGSTALSAVVGYLVMQAVFKTMSPFVLAGQLDKAGEQAQINYSVFGGIVVGLLTAWLFDRYHTIQLPSYLGFFGGRRFVPIVVSLASLVLAFAMSYFYPIFDAGLTGLGHFIGGAGALGAFVYGFANRMLIPLGLHHILNSYVWFIYGSYPSGDGHVVTGELSRFAAGDPSAGLLTSGFYPILMFGLPGAALAMIHVANKKQRRVAFGILSAAALTAFLTGVTEPLEFAFMFVAFPLYIVHAVLTGLSLAIAYLLDIHLGFSFSAGLIDLLLYGTAPAAKNIPLLIVMGLVFFAVYYLLFRFAITRWNMRTPGREPEAEFDAEERANVGEGVESATSVEAGGAVRSTPAAPDSKGEQLIAAFGGRDNLRSVDACITRLRMEVADPGKVDHDRLKAMGAAGVIEVGNSVQAVFGTQAETLKTEINDAL
- a CDS encoding DUF445 domain-containing protein, with translation MSIDMANIFTYPWWVYVSIPLGAALVGWATKILALKMMFYPVEFKGIKPYLGWQGQIPKRAPKMAAVAVDSLTSGILKPEEMFDKIDPDELVKELGEPLNAAATELVDTMMMALQPQLWRATPDQVKDLIVANVNNRIPAASRAMFAELRGQVDQIFDIKHMVVTNLVRDKAKLNRVFQDIGQSAFKFLVRAGLWFGFVIGLVQVLVFGFTGWVWTLPAFGLLTGGLTDFVALQMIFRPLQRCTVFPGIKWQGVFQAERDDVIKGYAALMAREIFTPKAIMESVLTGPMSDKFFDLIQTEISNTIDAQLGKAVRVINAVGSRQYQQMKQQIAASIIAKLPETSSYIEGYFQERLQLEDMMVEKMRDLDAQSYENLLRPAFKDDEWIIVVLGAALGFLFGELQAELIVMLAGH